A single Ammospiza caudacuta isolate bAmmCau1 chromosome 14, bAmmCau1.pri, whole genome shotgun sequence DNA region contains:
- the LOC131563936 gene encoding pre-mRNA 3'-end-processing factor FIP1-like, with protein sequence MATELEPPAASAVSGAAPLEAEEDEEHWLYGDDTTGKQEDGPISGHPESAHPLQDAPQESRPVNSEDRDVAQHALPSGEDDEDDSDSDSDDDDVKVTIGNIKTGAPSYMGTPMNLNLKTGRGYGASASAKLQPKGIDLDAAGNINGLPVIEVDLDSFEDKPWRKPGADLSDYFNYGFNEETWKAYCEKQRRLQLGLDPAPPISTENKITVQQGRTGNAEKEVESSIIKTEFKTDFLALVGGRMKAGPPPNRKLGGTIDVIGGQAGTIRRVEGRRRDKHASEENPIQVLGDHGSKPQPPQQPQQPSQPQQPPQQQPFAPPAGPPPPPLAGPPPPHFLHPPPPVTSVPPPLHPPGLPPPGPIPGLFPPPLAPPPALLIPTLDGQPASYNNRQPPPFGYNSADSGFISYPPISTSHTPWVTTVDKGTSSSSSSHWEYSGSRRDRERERDRERDRERERDRDRTPTTSEYNNDDERYRYYSRERSYDFERDYRRSRDRSREREERHRERRHRDKDDGSKHKSSRRKQHESEEGESHRRHKHKKNKRSKEEKEASEDGAQEGEEQDTKE encoded by the exons ATGGCCACCGAGCTGGAGCCGCCGGCCGCCAGCGCCGTGTCGGGCGCGGCGCCGCTGGAGgcggaggaggacgaggagcACTGGCTGTACGGGG atgacaccactGGTAAGCAAGAAGATGGACCAATTTCTGG GCACCCAGAGTCTGCTCACCCTCTGCAGGACGCTCCCCAGGAGAGCCGGCCTGTCAACAGCGAGGACAGAGACGTGGCCCAGCAC GCCCTTCCCAGtggtgaggatgatgaggatgacagtgacagtgacagcgaTGACGATGATGTGAAGGTCACAATCGGCAACATCAAAACGGGAGCGCCGTCCTACAT GGGAACTCCTATGAATCTAAACTTGAAAACGGGTAGAGGCTATGGAGCATCAGCTTCAG CCAAGTTGCAGCCCAAAGGTATTGACTTGGATGCCGCAGGGAATATAAATGGATTGCCTGTGATAGAAGTGGATTTGGATTCATTTGAAGACAAACCGTGGAGGAAACCAG gtGCTGATCTTTCTGATTACTTTAATTATGGATTCAATGAAGAAACATGGAAAGCTTATTGTGAAAAGCAGCGGCGGCTTCAGCTGGGGCTGGACCCTGCTCCTCCCATCAGCACTGAGAACAAGATCACG GTTCagcagggaagaacaggaaatgctgaaaaagaAGTGGAAAGCAGCATCATCAAAACAGAGTTCAAAACAGACTTCTTGGCTCTGGTGGGAGGACGAATGAAGGCTGGGCCTCCTCCCAACAG GAAGCTGGGGGGGACCATTGATGTGATCGGGGGCCAGGCAGGCACAATCCGCAGGGTGGAAGGGAGACGCCGGGACAAGCACGCCTCGGAGGAGAACCCCATCCAG GTGCTGGGAGACCATGGCAGCAagccccagcccccccagcagccccagcagccctcccagccccagcagcctccgCAGCAGCAGCCGTTTGCTCCACCAGCAGGGCCTCCGCCTCCCCCGCTGGCCgggcctcctcctcctcacttcctgcaccctcctcctcctgtgacCTCTGTTCCACCTCCCCTGCATCCTCCAG GCCTGCCTCCTCCAGGTCCAATTCCAG GGCTGTTCCCACCACCTCTGGCACCACCACCAGCTCTCCTCATCCCAACCTTGGATGG GCAGCCAGCCAGCTACAACAACAGGCAGCCACCTCCCTTTGGCTACAACTCTGCAG ATTCAGGTTTCATCAGCTACCCCCCCATCTCCACGTCCCACACGCCCTGGGTGACCACGGTGGACAAGGGCacgagcagctccagcagcagccactgggaGTACTCGGGCTCCAGGCGGGACCGGGAGCGGGAGCGAGACCGGGAACGGGACAGGGAGCGAGAGCGGGACCGGGACCGCACCCCAACAACCAGTGAATACAAcaa TGACGACGAGCGGTACCGCTACTACAGCCGCGAGCGCAGCTACGACTTCGAGCGCGATTACCGGCGCAGCCGCGACCGCAGCCGCGAGCGCGAGGAGCGGCACCGCGAGCGCCGCCACCGCGACAAGGACGACGGCAGCAAACACAAATCCTCCCGCAG GAAGCAGCACGAGAGCGAGGAGGGCGAGAGCCACCGGCGCCACAAGCACAAAAAGAACAAGCGGagcaaggaggagaaggaggccAGCGAGGACGGGGctcaggagggagaggagcaggacacCAAGGAGTGA
- the LOC131563905 gene encoding ligand of Numb protein X 2-like encodes MADPVTEDGVSQVPELCCECGQAHPLLDNHLYNFQDEVDDELICHICLQPLLQPMDTPCGHTYCFKCLENFMQEYSFCPMDRKKLSFQQCHKSSLLVRNLLDKLLVLCPFKAECQQTMQRCELEAHLQNRCPGFKKYKSELQRKRNPISKGKEEPPAKGDTNSPKDPELPSGGSSLVAESSGAAVVSLGTAEPGLVNPAFEETEEDLPHRTSLVAETTTIEIHREDPEEELGMRIVGGKDTPLGNIVVQEVLRDSVIAADGRIAPGDHILEVNGVNISSVTHCQAVSFLRHPGPVLHLLVLQEKGFSSRTAQQDPSATSREVIHVTLVKRDRSEPLGIKLIRKTDEAGIFILDLLEGGLAAKNGKLSRNDRVLSINGQDLRQGTPEAAAQIIQTTESRVNFVILRQSGLQLGEPGEDGSTSNSSSSSSSSNGGSPVHHRRRPEQSHYRRKSTYQKDLPQGYVSHEKTVAIKKEPKESLGITIGGGRDNKNKLPIYVTSVQPIGCLFRDGRIKRGDVLLSINGIDLTHLNYYEAVSALKSNAASHSVTLKALEILSLNCPEPVLDIREQGFSWSPLWITWLGLPSYLHFCQDIVLNKGNLESWGFSIVGGFEESKGNQPFFIKTIVPGTPAFRDRKLKCGDEIVAVNGVPAIGMSNSELIPMLKEQRNKVTLTVVSWPGSLV; translated from the exons atggctgaCCCTGTCACCGAGGACGGCGTGTCCCAGGTCCCCgagctgtgctgtgagtgtGGCCAGGCCCACCCCTTGCTGGACAATCACCTGTACAACTTCCAGGACGAGGTGGACGATGAGCTCATCTGCCACatctgcctgcagcccctgctgcagcccatggaCACGCCCTGTGGGCACACCTACTGCTTCAAGTGCCTGGAGAACTTCATGCAGGAGTACAGCTTCTGCCCCATGGACCGCAAGAAGCTCTCCTTCCAGCAGTGCCACAAGTCCAGCCTGCTGGTGAGGAACCTGCTGGATAAGCTGCTTGTGCTGTGTCCTTTCAAGGCTGAGTGCCAGCAGACCATGCAGCGCTGTGAGCTGGAAGCTCACCTGCAGAACAG GTGTCCTGGCTTTAAGAAATACAAATCTGAGCTGCAGCGGAAAAGGAACCCCATTTCCAAAGGGAAGGAAGAGCCTCCTGCCAAGGGGGACACAAACTCACCCAAGGATCCAGAGCTCCCAAGTGGAGGCTCCTCACTTGTGGCAGaaagctctggagctgctgtggtgtCACTGGGGACTGCAGAGCCTGGACTGGTCAATCCAGCTTTTGAGGAGACTGAAGAAG ACCTTCCTCACAGAACCAGTCTTGTGGCTGAAACTACCACCATCGAAATCCACCGGGAGGATCCAGAGGAAGAGCTGGGGATGAGGATAGTTGGGGGTAAGGACACCCCCCTGGGGAACATCGTTGttcaggaggtgctgagggactCTGTGATTGCTGCTGATGGAAGAATTGCTCCTGGAGACCACATCCTTGAG GTGAATGGCGTCAACATCAGCAGCGTGACTCACTGCCAGGCTGTCTCCTTCCTGCGCCACCCAGGGCCTGTTCTGcacctcctggtgctgcaggagaagggctTTTCCAGCAGGACTGCCCAGCAggatcccagtgccaccagcagggaGGTGATCCACGTCACCCTGGTGAAGAGAGACCGATCGGAGCCCCTGGGAATCAAACTGATCAGGAAGACTGACGAGGCAGGGATCTTTATTCTGGATCTCTTAGAGGGGGGCTTGGCAGCCAAGAATGGGAAGCTGAGTCGGAATGACAGAGTCCTTTCAATAAATGGTCAGGATTTGAGGCAAGGAACTCCTGAGGCTGCTGCCCAGATCATCCAG ACCACGGAATCCAGAGTGAACTTTGTGATCCTGAGGCAgtctgggctgcagctgggggagCCAGGGGAGGATGGCAGCAcctccaacagcagcagcagcagcagcagcagcaatggggGCAGCCCTGTGCACCACCGGAGGCGACCAGAGCAGAGCCACTACAGGAGGAAATCCACCTACCAGAAG GATTTGCCTCAGGGATATGTAAGTCATGAGAAGACAGTTGCAATAAAAAAGGAGCCAAAGGAATCTTTGGGAATCACAATTGGAGGTGGAAGGGATAACAAAAACAAGCTCCCTATCTATGTGACAAGTGTGCAGCCCATTGGATGCCTCTTCAGGGATGGCAGAATCAAGAGAG GGGATGTCCTTCTGAGCATAAATGGCATCGATTTGACTCATCTGAACTACTATGAAGCTGTCTCAGCTCTGAAATCCAATGCAGCCTCCCACTCAGTCACACTGAAAGCCTTGGAAATCCTGTCCCTGAACTGCCCAGAGCCAGTCCTGGACATCAGGGAGCAGGGGTTCAGCTGGTCTCCCCTCTGGATCACGTGGCTGGGATTGCCCAG CTACCTTCACTTCTGTCAAGATATTGTCCTTAATAAAGGAAACCTGGAAAGTTGGGGCTTCAGCATCGTGGGAGGCTTTGAGGAGAGCAAAGGAAACCAACCCTTCTTCATCAAAACCATCGTGCCCGGCACTCCCGCGTTCAGGGACAGGAAACTCAA GTGTGGAGATGAAATCGTGGCAGTGAATGGAGTGCCAGCAATAGGAATGAGCAACTCAGAATTGATCCCAatgctgaaggagcagaggaaCAAAGTCACCCTGACCGTGGTGtcctggccagggagcctggTGTGA